The DNA region ACTCACTTTCACTCACTCAGTATTTTCTCAGCCGCCAATGAGTACTGAAACCATTGATCCACAATCCCTGGATCGGTATGAATGTCAGGCTTGTGGATATATCTACGAGCCAACCAAGGGAGATGACAAACAGCAGGTGCCCCCCGGAACTGCTTTTGAATCTCTACCGCAAAACTGGCGTTGTCCAGTTTGTGGTGCCCGGACTTCCCGGTTCAGCAATATTGGAGTGAAAGGCTCGCCCTCCGGGTTTAAGGAAAACCTGGGGTATGGTTTGGGGGTTAACAACCTTACTCCCGGCCAGAAAAACATTCTGATTTTTGGCGGGTTAATCCTCGCCTTTCTGTTCTTTCTCAGTCTTTATGGGTTGCAGTAAATCAGGAACTGTTTGAAATTTCAAAGAACGTCCTGAGAGAAACAACCTGCTTTGTGCTCATCGATTGTCTTCTATTCATACTGTGATGCGGATAGCCACATTCTTACAAAAAATCTTAGCGGTGCTGGCCGTTGCCATTCTCTGTACCGCCTGTGGGGGCTATCTTCCCTCTACTAGCGTTAATCCCTGGAAAGTGATCACCGTCCCCACGGATGCCAATCTGCTGGACATTAGCTTTGTCAATCATAGCCACGGTTGGTTGGTCGGTGCCAATGCCACTCTGGTGGAAACCACTGATGGGGGCAACACCTGGGAAACGCGGAGCCTGGATCTGGATCAGCCCTATCGGTTTACCTCCGTCAGTTTCTCTGGAGATGAGGGCTGGATCGTCGGTCAGCCTTCGATTCTGCTCCATACTGAAGATCAGGGCAAGTCCTGGTCGCGGATTCCCTTGAGTGAAAAGTTGCCCGGTTCACCTAACACGGTGCTGGCTCTGGGGCCAAAAGCGGCAGAAATGACCACCGATGTGGGAGCTATTTACCGCACAGCGGACGGAGGAAGAACCTGGAAGGCGATGGTGGAAGAAGCCGTTGGGGTAGTTCGGAATATTTCCCGTTCGGCAGACGGTAAATACGTCGCTGTTTCCGCACGGGGTAACTTCTACTCCACCTGGGAACCGGGACAGAGTGCCTGGGAACCCCATAACCGCAACAGTTCCCGTCGCGTGCAGAATATGGGATTCACTAACGATGGACGGTTGTGGATGTTAGCCCGAGGTGGACAGATTCAATTCAGCAATGAACCCAACGGGGAAGAATGGCAGGAACCAATCAGCCCTGAGTTCTCTACCAGTTGGGGGCTACTTGATCTGGCCTACCGCACGCCAGATGAAATTTGGGTATCTGGAGGCAGCGGCAATTTGCTCCATAGTTCTGATGGCGGGAAAACCTGGGAGAAGGATCGATCGGTAGAAGATGTGCCTTCTAATCTCTACAAAATCAAGTTCTTTGGCCCAGAGCAGGGGTTCATTATTGGTCAGCAAGGAACGTTGCTCAAGTACGAACAATCGGCTGAGGCAGCCTAGCCTCTGGGACTTGAACAAGGTTTAATTCGCTGGTGTCACTGTCTCGTATGATAGATGATGAGATCTTAACGAACTGTTGTTGGAGGAATCTGAATGGCTGGTACCACTGGAGAGCGTCCATTTGGGGACATTATCACAAGTGTGCGGTATTGGGTAATC from Leptodesmis sichuanensis A121 includes:
- a CDS encoding rubredoxin translates to MSTETIDPQSLDRYECQACGYIYEPTKGDDKQQVPPGTAFESLPQNWRCPVCGARTSRFSNIGVKGSPSGFKENLGYGLGVNNLTPGQKNILIFGGLILAFLFFLSLYGLQ
- a CDS encoding photosynthesis system II assembly factor Ycf48; this encodes MRIATFLQKILAVLAVAILCTACGGYLPSTSVNPWKVITVPTDANLLDISFVNHSHGWLVGANATLVETTDGGNTWETRSLDLDQPYRFTSVSFSGDEGWIVGQPSILLHTEDQGKSWSRIPLSEKLPGSPNTVLALGPKAAEMTTDVGAIYRTADGGRTWKAMVEEAVGVVRNISRSADGKYVAVSARGNFYSTWEPGQSAWEPHNRNSSRRVQNMGFTNDGRLWMLARGGQIQFSNEPNGEEWQEPISPEFSTSWGLLDLAYRTPDEIWVSGGSGNLLHSSDGGKTWEKDRSVEDVPSNLYKIKFFGPEQGFIIGQQGTLLKYEQSAEAA